In the Verrucomicrobiia bacterium genome, one interval contains:
- a CDS encoding CTP synthase translates to MNTESHSRRYIFVTGGVLSGVGKGITAASLGAVLKARGLKVSIQKCDPYLNVDAGTLNPAEHGECFVTKDGAETDLDLGHYERFLDIEVTRNASTLAGRLLQDLIADERAGKFLGKTVQLVPHLTNAIQSAIELSGGATDVHIVEIGGTVGDYEGLAFIEAIREFAARVGRDNCLFVHVVYIPYLGASKEFKTKPAQNAVRDLRSFGITPDVLVARTETEPPRSVATKLSLFSGVEEKAVIVLPNADTIYRVPLTLQEKSIDDLLLQKLRLEAKPADMAAWQTLVNNATKPKSATLKIGIIAKYLDNEDTYFSVIEALRAAAWQQNVALQCDWVNAEAIETDGSAALEQYDTLLVPGGFGTRGVEGKVAAAAYALENNVPYLGICLGLQVAVIAAARKGGLHQATSEEIEPGAEQNVIYIMKDQKGKEATGGTMRLGDYPCVIVPGTLAEQLHGSTKIIERHRHRYEVNRAFEEAIVAGGLRISGTSPDGALVEMIEAAQHPYFIATQAHPEFSSRPHRPYALFSGLIKAGLQRKQGNL, encoded by the coding sequence TCGGAAAAGGTATTACAGCAGCTTCTTTGGGAGCTGTATTAAAAGCCCGTGGCTTAAAGGTTTCAATTCAAAAATGTGACCCGTACTTAAATGTTGATGCCGGTACGCTGAATCCGGCCGAACATGGTGAGTGTTTTGTGACCAAAGATGGGGCTGAGACTGATCTTGATCTTGGGCACTACGAGCGGTTTTTAGATATCGAAGTCACGCGTAATGCTTCGACTCTAGCGGGGCGGTTGCTCCAAGACCTTATTGCTGATGAGCGGGCAGGTAAATTTTTAGGCAAAACTGTGCAGCTGGTGCCCCACCTGACTAATGCTATTCAGAGCGCCATTGAGCTTTCGGGCGGCGCGACAGATGTACATATTGTTGAAATTGGCGGCACGGTTGGTGATTACGAAGGCTTGGCGTTTATTGAAGCGATTCGTGAGTTTGCTGCCCGGGTCGGGCGAGATAATTGCCTGTTCGTTCATGTGGTATATATCCCGTATCTTGGCGCTAGCAAAGAATTTAAAACCAAGCCCGCTCAAAACGCCGTGCGGGATTTGCGGAGCTTTGGCATTACGCCCGATGTGCTCGTGGCCCGCACTGAAACCGAACCGCCAAGATCTGTGGCCACTAAGTTGAGCTTGTTTAGCGGGGTTGAAGAAAAGGCGGTTATTGTGCTGCCAAACGCCGACACCATTTACCGCGTGCCCCTGACGCTGCAAGAAAAAAGCATTGACGACTTACTGCTGCAGAAACTGCGGCTCGAAGCGAAGCCTGCCGATATGGCAGCCTGGCAAACGTTGGTGAATAACGCCACTAAGCCAAAGAGCGCGACGCTAAAAATTGGTATCATTGCCAAATACTTAGACAATGAAGACACCTATTTTTCGGTTATTGAAGCCCTGCGTGCTGCCGCCTGGCAACAAAACGTTGCCTTACAGTGTGATTGGGTGAATGCCGAAGCGATTGAAACCGATGGCTCGGCTGCACTCGAGCAGTATGATACGCTTTTGGTACCTGGTGGCTTCGGTACGCGAGGGGTCGAAGGCAAAGTAGCGGCAGCTGCCTACGCGCTTGAAAACAACGTGCCGTATCTTGGCATTTGCCTGGGGCTACAGGTGGCGGTAATTGCTGCTGCTCGTAAAGGCGGTTTACACCAGGCCACTAGTGAAGAGATTGAACCCGGCGCCGAACAGAACGTTATTTATATTATGAAAGACCAAAAGGGCAAAGAAGCCACCGGCGGCACGATGCGCCTGGGCGATTACCCGTGTGTGATTGTTCCAGGCACTTTAGCCGAACAGCTACATGGCTCCACTAAAATTATTGAACGCCACCGTCACCGCTATGAAGTAAACCGGGCGTTCGAAGAGGCTATTGTGGCCGGCGGCTTACGGATATCGGGTACTTCGCCCGACGGTGCCTTGGTAGAAATGATCGAAGCGGCGCAGCATCCATATTTTATCGCTACCCAAGCGCACCCAGAATTCAGCTCGCGTCCCCACCGCCCCTACGCATTATTTAGTGGTTTGATTAAGGCTGGATTGCAGCGAAAGCAGGGTAATCTCTGA